One region of Peribacillus simplex genomic DNA includes:
- a CDS encoding Vgb family protein: protein MGMKIDEYELLDIDSGPYGITAGKDGALWFTQHKANQIGRMTVNGEVTHFVVPTPNAGVLSIISTTQGDVWFTENRAKKIGKLKVTGEIIEYTLPSPNSAPFGITEGHNGDIWFTEMNGNRIGRILPSGEIIQYDIPNPGSYPSFIVAGPDGAIWFTENQSNQIGRITMLGEVTNYILPTKHAGPVGITSGPDDALWFVEINENKIGRITTSGTISEYTIPTANARPHAIVTGPDRALWFTEWGSNQIGRITMQGKITEYLIPTQNAEPHGIVLGPDGAIWFAEECNKIGRLSLL from the coding sequence GTGGGGATGAAAATTGACGAATACGAACTTCTTGACATAGATTCAGGCCCTTATGGAATAACTGCTGGAAAAGATGGTGCGCTATGGTTTACACAACATAAAGCAAATCAAATTGGTCGAATGACTGTTAACGGTGAAGTCACTCATTTCGTTGTTCCTACACCCAATGCAGGTGTGCTATCTATAATCTCCACAACTCAGGGTGATGTATGGTTTACGGAAAATAGGGCGAAAAAAATTGGAAAACTGAAAGTAACAGGTGAAATCATCGAATATACTCTCCCGAGTCCAAATTCAGCACCTTTTGGAATAACTGAAGGACACAATGGAGACATTTGGTTTACCGAAATGAATGGAAATAGAATAGGGCGAATTTTACCATCAGGTGAAATTATTCAGTATGATATACCGAATCCTGGCTCCTATCCCTCTTTTATTGTTGCTGGGCCTGACGGTGCCATCTGGTTTACTGAGAATCAGAGTAATCAAATTGGTCGGATTACGATGCTCGGAGAAGTGACTAATTACATTTTGCCAACAAAACATGCTGGTCCTGTAGGTATTACAAGTGGACCGGACGATGCACTTTGGTTTGTGGAAATTAACGAAAATAAAATCGGTAGAATTACTACCTCTGGAACAATAAGTGAATATACCATCCCTACTGCAAATGCTCGTCCACACGCAATAGTAACAGGGCCTGACCGTGCTTTATGGTTCACTGAATGGGGAAGTAATCAAATTGGCCGAATTACAATGCAAGGTAAAATTACGGAGTATCTAATTCCTACACAAAATGCGGAGCCACATGGAATTGTATTAGGACCTGATGGTGCCATTTGGTTCGCTGAGGAATGTAATAAAATAGGTCGGCTAAGTTTATTATAA
- a CDS encoding Vat family streptogramin A O-acetyltransferase, producing MESNKQHGPNPKDKYPIKGNRVVQFIKNTITRPNIIVGEYSYYDAKNGESFEDQVLYHYEFFGDRLVIGKFCAIAPRVTFIMNGANHRMDGFSTYPFNIFGHGWEKYAPTLDQLPFKGDTIIGNDVWIGMDTVIMPGIKIGDGAIVAAKSVITKDVEPYTIVGGNPAKKLNTRFSEEIINELLEIKWWDLDIDIISAHIDVIVNGEMENLRNFKNKI from the coding sequence ATGGAATCAAATAAGCAACATGGGCCAAATCCTAAAGATAAATATCCGATTAAAGGAAATCGCGTCGTGCAATTTATAAAAAATACAATTACTAGACCAAACATTATTGTGGGTGAATACTCATATTACGATGCAAAAAATGGTGAATCTTTTGAAGATCAAGTGTTATATCACTACGAATTTTTCGGTGACCGTCTTGTCATAGGGAAATTTTGTGCCATAGCACCTCGTGTAACGTTTATTATGAATGGAGCTAATCATAGAATGGATGGTTTTTCAACCTACCCATTCAATATTTTCGGACACGGTTGGGAGAAATATGCGCCAACGTTAGATCAGTTGCCGTTTAAAGGTGATACCATAATTGGAAATGATGTTTGGATTGGAATGGATACTGTCATTATGCCTGGAATAAAAATAGGGGATGGTGCAATTGTAGCAGCCAAATCGGTTATTACAAAAGATGTGGAACCTTACACTATCGTTGGAGGAAATCCTGCAAAGAAACTTAATACCCGTTTCTCAGAAGAAATCATTAACGAATTGCTGGAAATTAAATGGTGGGATTTAGATATTGATATCATTTCTGCTCATATTGATGTGATAGTGAATGGAGAAATGGAGAATCTAAGAAATTTTAAAAATAAAATATGA
- a CDS encoding UPF0158 family protein, protein MRNPVKIQAIIEELEMQFDESRTFLNVKTGEIISVTLDDLRAAEDEEEFGHLPEWEQEDRKVANDVFENFENYKELPTKYEVNEYEIIEDFCFTVSDERKQDKLLSSIKGKGAFRRFKDKIIDFEMEDQWYSYRDERYKQIAIKWCLDNNINFIDK, encoded by the coding sequence TTGAGAAATCCAGTAAAGATTCAGGCCATTATTGAAGAATTGGAAATGCAGTTTGATGAGTCTCGGACATTTTTAAATGTAAAAACTGGTGAAATCATTTCAGTAACTTTGGATGACTTGAGAGCAGCTGAAGATGAAGAAGAATTCGGGCATTTACCTGAGTGGGAACAAGAAGATAGAAAAGTTGCTAATGATGTATTTGAAAACTTTGAGAATTACAAGGAACTCCCAACAAAATATGAAGTAAATGAATATGAGATCATAGAAGACTTTTGCTTTACTGTTAGTGATGAAAGAAAGCAAGATAAATTATTAAGTTCAATTAAGGGGAAGGGTGCTTTTAGAAGGTTTAAGGACAAAATCATTGACTTTGAAATGGAGGACCAATGGTATTCTTATCGTGACGAACGCTATAAACAAATTGCGATTAAATGGTGTCTAGACAATAACATAAACTTTATTGATAAATAG
- a CDS encoding YolD-like family protein, giving the protein MFLWGCGWDEYQLEEFEDKIHTAMEFASPVMFTVWEDGFDWEYTGMIHRLDPLTKMIHLELENEKGHIIRVKFEDIVGVEVRE; this is encoded by the coding sequence ATGTTTCTGTGGGGATGTGGATGGGATGAATACCAGTTAGAGGAGTTTGAGGACAAGATACACACTGCTATGGAGTTTGCTTCACCTGTAATGTTTACTGTTTGGGAAGATGGATTTGATTGGGAATATACAGGAATGATACATAGGTTAGATCCTTTGACAAAGATGATACATTTAGAGTTGGAAAATGAGAAGGGACATATTATTAGGGTGAAGTTTGAGGATATTGTTGGGGTAGAGGTAAGGGAGTGA
- a CDS encoding ECF transporter S component: MQNTQSYSRSSQKTMDLIITAMLIALVFLSTFFLNIKLPIASNGGLVHLGTAMLFIASILFGPKKAALAGAIGMGLFDIVGGWTLWAPITIVARGLQGYIVGKIAWSKGRNGTSIAFNVIATIVSIPFMIAVYYIGEGILYGNWIAPLASIPGDLVQNILGIIVAVPVCVALKKVPYFK; encoded by the coding sequence ATGCAAAATACACAAAGTTATTCAAGGTCAAGTCAAAAAACTATGGATTTAATTATTACCGCAATGTTGATTGCACTTGTGTTCCTATCTACTTTCTTTTTGAATATTAAACTGCCAATTGCCTCAAATGGAGGGTTAGTTCATCTAGGAACAGCTATGCTTTTTATTGCATCTATTTTATTTGGTCCTAAAAAAGCAGCTCTTGCTGGTGCGATCGGAATGGGGTTATTTGATATAGTTGGAGGGTGGACATTGTGGGCACCTATCACCATTGTGGCGCGTGGTTTGCAAGGATATATAGTTGGTAAAATCGCTTGGTCAAAGGGTCGCAACGGTACTAGCATTGCTTTCAATGTAATAGCAACAATCGTTTCCATTCCATTTATGATAGCTGTTTATTATATTGGTGAAGGGATTCTATACGGTAATTGGATTGCACCTTTAGCTTCGATACCTGGAGATCTCGTTCAAAATATATTAGGAATTATCGTTGCCGTTCCAGTTTGTGTGGCTTTGAAAAAGGTTCCTTATTTTAAGTAA
- a CDS encoding pyridoxamine kinase, with amino-acid sequence MKKVAVLQDLSSFGKCSLTAAIPVLSVMGVQACPLPTAILTAQTGYPSFFCEDFTSKMKYFIEEWSKLNVTFDGIYTGFVTGEEQINNIFHFLDKFYTKETILLVDPVMGDIGEVYKLFTDELLVLMRELVKRADVITPNVTECCLLTGLSYEKLHSYSNEEDYIKAIEEAGNMLQQETGAQVIITGMNPPSADSEKQFIGNMYLDGSRTFYSATQYNGESYSGTGDLFASVIMGSMMRGENLEKSVQLAVAFLTEAINDSSLEQISKVEGVNFEKYLRMLL; translated from the coding sequence ATGAAAAAAGTTGCTGTACTACAGGATTTATCATCTTTTGGAAAATGTTCATTAACAGCTGCAATTCCGGTTCTTTCGGTCATGGGCGTGCAGGCATGCCCTTTACCAACGGCCATATTGACTGCGCAAACCGGATATCCAAGTTTTTTTTGTGAAGATTTTACATCCAAAATGAAATACTTCATAGAAGAATGGAGCAAGCTTAATGTAACCTTTGATGGAATCTATACCGGCTTCGTTACTGGTGAAGAGCAAATTAATAATATTTTCCATTTTTTAGATAAATTTTATACAAAAGAAACCATTTTACTTGTTGATCCAGTAATGGGAGATATAGGAGAAGTTTATAAACTTTTTACCGATGAATTACTGGTACTTATGAGAGAACTGGTGAAGCGTGCAGATGTCATTACACCAAATGTTACAGAGTGCTGTTTATTAACCGGATTGTCTTATGAAAAGCTGCATAGCTATTCTAACGAAGAGGACTATATTAAAGCGATAGAAGAAGCAGGGAATATGTTGCAGCAAGAAACGGGAGCTCAGGTTATCATCACTGGAATGAATCCACCGTCAGCAGATTCAGAGAAGCAGTTTATCGGAAATATGTATTTGGACGGAAGTAGAACCTTTTATAGTGCGACGCAGTATAACGGTGAAAGCTATTCAGGTACTGGTGATTTATTTGCATCTGTGATTATGGGAAGCATGATGCGTGGAGAGAACCTAGAAAAATCCGTACAGCTCGCAGTGGCATTCCTGACAGAGGCTATCAATGATTCCTCCTTGGAGCAAATTTCTAAAGTAGAAGGAGTTAACTTCGAAAAATATTTACGAATGTTATTATGA
- a CDS encoding helix-turn-helix domain-containing protein: protein MKTTVKVTPRLGKVLKERGMTQVKLSELTGIPQGNISRFDKLESHKDTHTVLISRALDISIEDLFEIELVQTEENHQ, encoded by the coding sequence ATGAAAACTACAGTAAAGGTCACTCCAAGATTAGGTAAAGTATTGAAGGAAAGAGGAATGACACAAGTTAAATTGAGTGAACTTACAGGAATCCCTCAAGGAAACATTTCAAGGTTTGATAAATTAGAAAGTCATAAGGATACTCATACAGTTTTAATATCCAGAGCATTAGATATATCTATAGAAGATTTATTTGAAATTGAATTAGTTCAAACTGAAGAAAACCACCAATAG
- a CDS encoding DUF3900 domain-containing protein encodes MDFTITYLSFYLIQVEGKGDQADKRFKHFQTLDTEEYEESPLKDFLDGELMKISKRKVDRHPKTEQIPTKIGSFIVEEGHALDSNPNYNVFNRVRYAKTKEEFQEENEQFTRSYIDTSAVRGGVFIIASAKLSKYLDEPFVFLLKCDFEPKVASISDERTLIRHVEMAITTKNMKSIQYPYMPEEGMVEEGELKIHQASHARYFEDFLKFVEYGESMPEIMKNQVIHMVHEHVSAQFEENSDELHKFEQDLEIWETSEKREIQERLETHQVVEATAQIVEHTPEAELRMKLGSTSVKGLLADFGESIHLGKINGKYVLMIESNTIEFDKGVSPIEFHKPDDLQILIEKIINKS; translated from the coding sequence ATGGATTTTACTATTACCTATCTGTCTTTTTATTTAATCCAAGTCGAAGGAAAAGGCGATCAGGCTGATAAACGTTTTAAACATTTTCAAACCCTTGATACTGAAGAATACGAAGAAAGTCCACTAAAGGATTTTTTGGATGGGGAATTAATGAAGATTTCCAAACGAAAAGTGGACCGTCATCCAAAAACTGAACAAATACCGACGAAAATCGGTTCTTTCATTGTCGAAGAAGGACATGCACTTGATTCCAACCCTAATTACAATGTATTTAACCGGGTTCGATATGCTAAAACGAAAGAAGAATTCCAAGAAGAAAATGAACAATTCACGCGGTCTTATATTGATACAAGTGCCGTCCGTGGCGGTGTCTTCATAATCGCATCGGCTAAATTATCGAAATATCTCGATGAACCATTCGTTTTCTTATTAAAATGTGATTTCGAGCCGAAAGTTGCTTCCATTTCGGATGAACGGACCCTGATTAGGCACGTTGAAATGGCAATCACCACTAAAAATATGAAATCCATTCAATACCCCTACATGCCCGAAGAAGGTATGGTCGAAGAAGGCGAGCTGAAAATCCACCAGGCCTCACATGCCCGGTACTTCGAGGACTTCTTGAAATTCGTCGAATATGGCGAATCGATGCCGGAAATCATGAAAAACCAGGTCATCCACATGGTCCATGAACATGTATCCGCACAATTCGAAGAAAACAGTGACGAACTGCACAAATTCGAACAGGACCTAGAAATCTGGGAAACCAGTGAAAAGCGAGAAATTCAGGAACGCCTTGAAACCCACCAAGTCGTCGAAGCCACAGCCCAGATTGTCGAGCATACACCTGAAGCCGAACTGCGAATGAAGCTAGGAAGTACTTCGGTTAAAGGCTTGCTTGCTGATTTCGGCGAAAGCATCCATTTAGGCAAGATTAATGGGAAGTATGTATTGATGATAGAATCCAATACAATAGAGTTCGATAAAGGCGTTTCGCCGATTGAGTTTCATAAGCCGGATGATTTGCAAATACTAATCGAAAAAATCATAAATAAAAGTTGA
- a CDS encoding globin-coupled sensor protein, with amino-acid sequence MKSIWRNRQKIDAIDYMQFKEQVGINVTEFPSVLAQVDMIHLTIGDLCIIRSLQGEVKEQLSQIIENFYKNLKNESSLMKIISDNSSVDRLKKTLHRHMFEMFSGTIDDAYIKQRYAIAQVHVRIGLQPKWYMSAFQDLLQSLIIHVISNIKNTEQYQNNILAITKIFNLEQQIVLEAYELENEKMRIKNHEEKETIKLQVNHNAEELAAISQETSSATQLMANKVVEIHDFTQKGSEIAIETEGKSNEGVELLQGLEKRLVKTQEQMTLISKDMEHLSNTSKEIGRIVTIITSIAEQTNLLALNAAIEAARAGENGRGFAVVAGEVRKLSENTKESISEVVKLVSGIAHFTNVMKTSISMVSGEITKGTEQGKETSVFLYRYRKGHAFSKRAEY; translated from the coding sequence ATGAAAAGTATATGGAGAAACAGACAAAAGATAGATGCTATAGACTATATGCAATTTAAGGAACAAGTCGGTATAAATGTCACTGAATTTCCGAGCGTATTGGCTCAAGTGGACATGATTCATTTGACGATCGGGGATTTATGTATTATTCGGTCTTTACAAGGTGAAGTAAAAGAACAATTGAGCCAAATTATAGAAAATTTTTATAAAAATCTAAAAAATGAATCCTCTTTAATGAAAATCATTTCGGACAATAGTTCTGTTGATAGGTTGAAAAAGACGCTTCATCGTCATATGTTCGAAATGTTCAGTGGTACAATTGATGATGCGTATATCAAACAGCGTTATGCCATCGCACAAGTACATGTGCGAATAGGACTGCAGCCAAAATGGTATATGAGTGCTTTTCAAGATTTACTGCAATCATTAATCATTCATGTAATTTCCAATATAAAGAATACTGAGCAATATCAGAATAACATTCTGGCTATCACCAAAATTTTCAATTTAGAGCAGCAAATCGTTTTAGAGGCATATGAGCTTGAAAATGAAAAGATGCGTATAAAAAACCATGAAGAAAAAGAAACGATTAAACTGCAGGTGAATCATAATGCAGAAGAATTGGCAGCAATCAGTCAAGAGACAAGTTCAGCGACTCAATTAATGGCAAATAAGGTAGTCGAAATTCATGATTTCACTCAAAAGGGTTCGGAAATTGCAATAGAGACAGAGGGAAAATCAAATGAAGGCGTTGAACTGTTACAAGGATTAGAGAAAAGATTGGTAAAAACACAGGAGCAAATGACGCTCATCTCAAAAGATATGGAACACCTATCCAATACATCAAAGGAAATCGGACGAATTGTCACGATAATCACTTCAATTGCAGAACAAACGAATTTGTTGGCATTGAATGCAGCGATTGAAGCGGCAAGAGCGGGTGAAAATGGTAGAGGATTTGCGGTTGTAGCCGGTGAGGTAAGGAAGCTTTCGGAAAATACCAAAGAATCAATTTCGGAAGTAGTGAAACTCGTTAGTGGCATTGCTCATTTTACTAATGTTATGAAAACATCTATTTCAATGGTTAGCGGGGAGATTACTAAAGGCACGGAACAAGGTAAAGAAACGAGCGTATTTTTATACCGATATCGCAAAGGCCATGCTTTCAGTAAAAGAGCAGAATATTAA
- the tatA gene encoding twin-arginine translocase TatA/TatE family subunit, which yields MLSNIGFPGLILILILALIVFGPNKLPQIGRAVGTSLREFKDATKGITEEIQEEFKDDVQAARKESLK from the coding sequence ATGCTTTCAAACATTGGTTTTCCCGGTTTAATTTTAATCCTTATTTTAGCTTTAATTGTTTTTGGACCCAATAAGCTTCCGCAAATCGGACGGGCAGTTGGCACCTCGCTTAGGGAGTTCAAGGATGCAACAAAGGGAATAACAGAAGAAATTCAAGAGGAATTCAAGGATGACGTTCAAGCTGCAAGAAAAGAATCGCTAAAATGA
- a CDS encoding MFS transporter: MASINTTEVISNSKFNRFHFGLLAWCFIIILFDGYDLVVYGTVVPVLTEEWNLTSVEAGAMGSYGLFGMMFGAIFFGTLADRIGRKNVIAISLILFSLFTLLCGFANTPTMFSTFRFLAGLGLGGIMPNVIALLTDYAPKTMRSMVVSVVLCGYSFGGMLAPILGILLMPILGWESIFCFAGIPLLFLPFMMKRLPEASTHLIRVDRKEELIRILSKVSPESNFDIRDEIAEVKKTDTNMPIVGLFKGARTLSTMMFWIAFFMCLLMVYGLNTWLPKLMIGAGYALNSSLGFLIVLQGGAIIGTLIIAKLCDRYGSKKMLVPMYALGAVSLTLLGMGGSSFMIYTLVAIAGACTIGAQNLVQAYVSQYYPPNIRSTALGVASGIGRIGGMLGPILGGFLLSISLPIQLNFIAFAIPGLIAAVALSFVPVKMAYYKNDHSEPNEEIVVESDKMNVL, from the coding sequence ATGGCTAGTATTAACACAACCGAGGTAATTAGCAACAGTAAATTTAACCGCTTTCATTTTGGGTTGCTGGCATGGTGTTTTATAATAATCCTTTTTGATGGCTATGACCTTGTCGTTTACGGAACGGTCGTCCCGGTATTGACGGAGGAGTGGAACCTAACTTCCGTGGAAGCGGGGGCTATGGGCAGCTATGGTCTATTTGGAATGATGTTCGGGGCGATCTTCTTTGGTACATTGGCAGATAGGATTGGCAGAAAAAATGTAATAGCGATTTCGCTGATTTTATTTAGTTTATTTACACTTTTATGTGGATTTGCGAACACACCTACCATGTTTTCGACTTTCCGATTTTTGGCGGGATTAGGGCTTGGGGGCATCATGCCGAATGTCATTGCCTTATTGACGGATTATGCACCGAAAACGATGCGGAGCATGGTCGTTTCGGTCGTTTTGTGCGGATATTCATTTGGAGGGATGCTTGCCCCGATACTGGGTATCTTGCTTATGCCGATCCTAGGTTGGGAGTCAATATTCTGTTTTGCGGGAATACCACTGTTATTTTTACCCTTCATGATGAAGCGTTTACCAGAGGCTTCTACGCATCTGATCAGAGTTGACAGAAAAGAAGAATTGATCAGGATATTATCCAAGGTAAGTCCTGAGAGCAATTTCGACATCAGGGACGAAATTGCAGAAGTGAAAAAAACTGATACGAATATGCCGATTGTTGGATTGTTTAAGGGGGCCCGTACTCTAAGCACCATGATGTTCTGGATCGCCTTTTTCATGTGTCTATTGATGGTATATGGATTGAATACATGGCTTCCCAAGTTAATGATCGGGGCAGGGTATGCGCTGAATTCAAGTTTAGGTTTCTTGATCGTTCTGCAGGGGGGAGCTATCATTGGCACGCTTATCATCGCTAAACTTTGTGATCGTTATGGATCCAAGAAAATGCTTGTGCCGATGTATGCGCTTGGGGCAGTCAGTTTGACGCTATTGGGAATGGGCGGAAGTTCCTTCATGATTTACACCTTGGTAGCGATTGCAGGTGCCTGTACCATTGGTGCCCAAAACCTCGTACAAGCCTATGTTTCACAATACTACCCACCAAATATTAGATCAACTGCATTAGGTGTGGCATCTGGAATCGGAAGGATCGGCGGTATGCTTGGACCTATACTCGGCGGATTTTTATTGTCCATCTCGCTGCCCATCCAATTGAATTTCATTGCCTTTGCCATTCCAGGTCTGATTGCAGCGGTTGCTTTATCATTCGTTCCAGTGAAAATGGCATATTACAAAAATGATCATTCGGAACCAAATGAAGAAATAGTGGTAGAATCCGATAAAATGAATGTTTTGTAA
- a CDS encoding YnfA family protein produces MLVTTIVFLMAGLAEIGGGYLIWLWLREGKSIYLGLAGGFGLVLYGIIATFQTFPTFGRVYAAYGGVFIVLSVLWGWGIDKKTPDLYDWIGAAICLVGVSVIIWGPRQ; encoded by the coding sequence ATGTTAGTTACTACAATAGTATTCCTTATGGCAGGCCTAGCCGAAATTGGTGGCGGCTACCTAATTTGGCTTTGGTTAAGAGAGGGTAAATCCATTTATCTAGGTTTAGCCGGAGGGTTTGGGCTGGTATTATACGGTATCATTGCAACTTTCCAAACGTTCCCAACCTTTGGACGGGTATACGCTGCATATGGCGGGGTTTTCATTGTTTTATCGGTTTTATGGGGATGGGGCATCGATAAGAAAACTCCTGATCTATATGATTGGATTGGAGCTGCAATCTGTTTAGTCGGGGTTTCAGTCATTATATGGGGACCTAGACAGTAA
- a CDS encoding DMT family transporter gives MKSRTFVCMLALFHSCIVGLSFLFTKMAIAESNPLDTLAFRFTVSFVIILFLVAFKVIKLNYSWESAKNLVPLSLLFPTLFFTFQTFGLKYSQSTDAGILSAVTPILTLMIAGYFLKEKTSLYQKLSIVLSVGGVIFILMMKGSTINFSDMLGMVLILLSCIATACYTTMTRSLAKDYTPGEMSFFMMGTGFVIFNVAALVTHLKQATMPEFFTPWSSMEFISSILYLGILASLVTSLLSNTILSKIKASQMSVFANLSTVVTIAAGALILDENITIYDIMGSVLIILGVIGTNYFEGEKEHAIKVNLEYKEEQSVK, from the coding sequence ATGAAATCCCGAACATTTGTATGCATGTTAGCCCTATTTCATTCATGTATTGTCGGCCTATCTTTCTTATTCACGAAAATGGCGATTGCAGAATCGAATCCGCTTGATACTTTGGCGTTCCGATTCACGGTTTCTTTCGTGATCATTTTATTCCTTGTCGCCTTTAAAGTCATTAAGTTGAACTATTCCTGGGAGTCAGCTAAAAATCTGGTTCCACTATCCTTGCTATTCCCCACTCTTTTCTTTACCTTTCAAACTTTCGGACTTAAGTATTCGCAATCCACTGATGCTGGAATTCTGTCTGCCGTCACCCCAATTCTAACATTAATGATAGCTGGATATTTCCTTAAGGAGAAAACATCTTTATATCAAAAACTTTCGATTGTCTTGTCGGTAGGTGGGGTCATTTTTATTTTGATGATGAAAGGGAGCACGATCAATTTTTCCGACATGCTTGGGATGGTGTTGATTCTGCTCTCCTGTATTGCTACTGCATGTTATACAACGATGACCCGTTCGCTTGCCAAGGACTATACACCAGGTGAAATGTCCTTTTTCATGATGGGAACAGGCTTTGTCATTTTTAACGTTGCCGCGCTCGTTACCCATTTAAAACAAGCAACAATGCCTGAATTCTTTACACCATGGTCAAGCATGGAATTCATCAGTTCCATTTTGTATTTGGGAATATTGGCTTCATTGGTCACCTCGTTATTATCCAATACGATTTTATCAAAAATCAAAGCATCTCAAATGAGTGTATTTGCAAATCTTTCCACGGTTGTCACGATTGCAGCGGGAGCTCTCATTCTTGATGAAAATATTACAATCTACGATATTATGGGGTCAGTACTAATCATTTTAGGTGTAATAGGGACGAATTATTTTGAAGGGGAGAAAGAGCATGCGATAAAAGTGAATCTTGAATATAAAGAGGAACAAAGTGTGAAATGA
- a CDS encoding MBL fold metallo-hydrolase produces the protein MLKIIKIIISSIILVLLVLNLYPPLGRRANKEKVRSFTTKENFANGKFHNQIPASQSMSLKHTGSILRDYIKGNPKRRPDHPIGIGTKEPVSVDSNKVTWFGHSAFMLEIDGKTILVDPMFGKAPTPFPWFGNKRFSGELPVDLDSLPPIDAVLLSHDHYDHLDYFSIKKIKDKVGQFIVPLGVGGHLERWGVKQELIQEHNWWDEVSFKDLKFVCTPARHFSGRSLTDGNTTLWCSWVINGKREKVFFSGDSGYGSHFKDIGEKYGPFDLTLMECGQYDERWSTIHMMPEETVQAHIDVQGKLMIPIHWAGFTLSFHDWTDPIERVTKAANDLAVQVCTPQLGEQVLIGSANFPQTIWWK, from the coding sequence ATGCTGAAAATTATAAAGATCATCATTTCTTCTATTATATTAGTGTTACTTGTACTTAACCTCTATCCTCCGCTGGGGAGGCGGGCAAACAAAGAAAAAGTGCGAAGTTTCACTACTAAAGAGAATTTTGCCAATGGGAAATTCCACAATCAGATCCCTGCTAGTCAATCGATGAGTCTTAAACATACCGGTTCCATTTTACGGGATTACATAAAAGGCAATCCAAAAAGAAGGCCAGACCATCCTATCGGAATTGGAACAAAAGAACCTGTATCTGTGGATTCCAATAAAGTCACCTGGTTTGGTCATTCTGCATTCATGTTGGAGATAGACGGGAAAACCATTTTGGTGGATCCGATGTTTGGTAAAGCACCCACTCCGTTTCCTTGGTTTGGGAACAAGCGGTTTAGCGGGGAATTGCCTGTTGATTTGGATTCACTGCCTCCTATCGATGCCGTCCTGCTCTCACATGACCATTACGATCATCTGGATTATTTCTCAATAAAGAAAATAAAAGATAAGGTCGGTCAGTTCATTGTTCCACTGGGTGTCGGTGGACACCTTGAAAGATGGGGCGTTAAACAAGAACTGATCCAGGAACATAATTGGTGGGATGAAGTTTCATTCAAGGATTTGAAATTTGTTTGTACACCTGCAAGGCATTTTTCTGGAAGGAGTTTAACCGATGGCAATACGACATTGTGGTGTTCTTGGGTAATTAATGGAAAACGTGAAAAGGTATTTTTCAGCGGTGATAGTGGATATGGTAGCCATTTTAAAGATATCGGCGAAAAATACGGTCCTTTTGATTTAACTTTAATGGAATGCGGCCAATATGATGAGCGCTGGTCAACCATCCATATGATGCCTGAGGAAACTGTTCAAGCACACATCGATGTACAAGGAAAACTGATGATTCCCATTCATTGGGCTGGGTTCACATTGTCTTTTCATGATTGGACAGATCCGATAGAACGGGTAACAAAAGCTGCCAATGATCTTGCCGTCCAAGTCTGCACACCTCAACTGGGCGAGCAAGTATTGATCGGTTCAGCAAATTTTCCGCAAACAATATGGTGGAAATGA